The genomic DNA TCATTCCGATAAGTACAAGAATCGTAAATGCAACGGTTAACCAGTTCGGTATTGCCGGATACCAAAATTCAACGTACTTAGCGACAGCTGTTACTTCGGCCATCCCAGAAATAATCCAAGTTAACCAGTATGTCCAACCGACCATAAAACCGGCCATAGGGCCAATATGATGGTGTGCAATATCACCAAATGATTTAAAGCCTAAGTTAGATAATAAAATTTCTCCCATTGCTCGCATAAACATAAATAATACAAATCCAACGATGATGTATGTAAGTAGTATCGATGGTCCTGCTAAATGAATGGATTCACCGGCACCTAAGAATAAACCAGTACCAATGGCACCACCAATCGCAATAAGTTGTATATGCCTATTGCTTAACTCCCTTTGCAGTTTATCTGCCATAATGTTCGTCCCTTTCGTGAGTAAATATATGACTGAAGATTATGACTGACTGGATCATTACTCTTTGTAATAACATAAATAATTGATTTAAGTTATGTAAATAATTTTTTTGTTAAAATTAATGATACCCTATTTAACAAATTCTAATCAAACATAACTGTAAAATCTTTATATTAAAATATTCCGAAAATAATTTTTCCTTTAAGAAATAATTTAACTCAATATAATTTTAATAAAAAATCGATGGTGACAATACTAGTAAAATCGCATAGTAACTTATATAAGCATATTCTTTCACTTTAGGGAATGTTTGATTGATAATCGAGTATATGAAAATTTTAAATGAGTATTATGAAATAGAGAAAGAAGGCTAAATGATGATAAATGATTTTAATGAAATCTTAGAAGGTAGAAAATCTGTAAAAGGATTTGATCCTGAATATAAAATTCCTCATGAAGAAATGAACGAAATGATTGAAAAAGCAACGAAAGCACCATCTTCAGTTAATATGCAACCTTGGCGTTTCGTTGTAGTTGAAAGTGATGAAGCTAAACAAAAACTACGTCCATTAATTCAATTTAATACAAATCAAAATGATACGTCTTCAGCAATGGTTGTCATCTTCGGTGACTTACAATGCTATGAAGAAGGCGAATATATTTATGAACAAGCAGTCATAAATGGACACATGCCTCAAGAAGTTAAAGAACAAATGTTACCTATCGTGCTAGAAAATTATAAAAATAGAACACGTCAAAATATGAGTGATATTGTTAAAATTGATAGCAGTCTAGCAGCAATGCAATTTATGTTAGTTGCAAAACAACATGGCTATGATACAAATCCAATTGGTGGCTTTGAACATGAAGAGATTGGCAAAGCGTTTGGTTATGATTTAGAACGTTATGTCCCAGTCATGATTGTTGCTATTGGTAAGAAAGCGAAAGAAGCACATACTTCTTACAGAATGCCGGTTGAAAAAGTTATAGATTACAAATAAAAAGTGATTAAGGTTGGGACATCATCCTACGCTGAGAATGCCATTTAAATGGAGACCATTCATATTGTCTAAGTGAATGACTTAGAACAATTTGCTTTTGAGTTTACCATGATGGTATTTCAAAGTATGGATGGTTTAAGTCTCAACTTTCTTAATTTTATACAGAAAAGGGTATATGATAGGACATCATTGATATAGATAAAAGGAGTGATAATTATGACGAACAATCATAGTTTAGAATCATTAACTCAGGTTGAAAAAGGCTTATATGAAACACCTAAGGCAGTCTTACCATTTGATCGTCGTTATCGCATTAAATCTTTTGTATTAGAACGTCCAGAAGGCAATGTTGTCATTTACCATTCGCCAGGTTTAAATGAAGCTGCAAACGATATTAATCAACTAGGTGGGGCAACACGTGTATTAATGAATCACGAGCATGAGTCGTTAGGAGGTCAACCAGAGATTGACTTACCTTTTTGGATTCATCGTGATGATGCAGATGCAATTAGCGATACCGTGAAGATTAATGGTCAGTTTAACCAACGTGAGGCATTAGCATCTGATCTTGACGTGATTCCAACACCAGGTCATACGTCAGGCACAACAATGTTTCTATGGAATAATGGTGAACATCGCTTCTTATTTACAGGCGACTTCTTATGTGTCGATAATGGGGAGTGGCGAACGGTCATTTTAGGATCTAGTAATAGAGAGGAATCTATTAAAAGTTTAGAATTCATTCGTGATTTAGAGTTCGACGCAATTGTGCCGTGGGTTGCCATTGAAGGTGAAGGCTCAGTGTTCTTTGCTGACAATGAAGAAGATAAACGTGAAAGACTTCAGAACATTATCAATCGTGTGCGTAACGGTGAGAATACTTAGTCATATAGACACTTTGAAACAGTAGATTATGGTATTGTTGTAAATCTAAATCTTGAGGTGGTAAAGATGAACGCGAATCGTGGGATTAATCACATTGGATTAACCGTGCCTGATATGGAGGAGGCGACTGCCTTTTTCAAGAATGGATTGAATGGCAAGATTGCCTATGATAGTCAGAAGAAGTCAGATGATCCTCGTGGTGGTAATGAGGTAGAACGTGTACTTGGTTTGGAAAAGGGCGCTGTGATTATTCATAAGCGTATGATGGTCTTTGGCAATGGACCAAATATTGAAATGTTCGAGTTTAGAGATGCCCAGCAAGGTAAAGCACAATCATTACAAGATATTGGTTTCACACATATTTCCTTCTATATTGAAGCGGCGCACTTTGATGATGTCATTCAACAAGTAGAAAGCGCTGGTGGACAACCTATTTCAGAGCCACACGCTAATACGAAATATGAAGATACAGAGGGCAATCGAACAGTTTATATCAAAACGCCCTGGAATAGTTTAATAGAACTTCAAACCGTTCCGAATGGCTTTTATTATCCTGAAGATAGTGAAGCTGACGTATTTATTCCTGAAAAAGTAAACAAATAAAGTAATAACACGACTTAAATTGATAACATTATTACACATTTGTTATATTTTAAATTCATATATTTTATTCTTTTAGATTAAGGTATAATTACCCGTGAGCAAGTGGTTTACAAAGAAAAGAAGGCAATCGAATTTATTTTTTATAAGTTGCCAATTTAATTAATTGGGAATATCTTTCTGTAAAAGGGGTAATTGTTTTAAGACATATTATTTAGGATATGTCAATCTTAATTTAGGGGAGTAATATTTATGATTGATATTCAAATTCAAAAATCAGAATTAATTGAAGTAATTGAAAACATTGTAAAAGAAAAAGTAAACGTTGAAAGTGATGACGGGTGTGAAATTTTAGCCACCGAAATTGTCAATGGATTAGAAGAATTGAACAGTGCAGAAACACAAACAAATAATTTACTAGGATTAAATAGTGAATTGCGTCATGAAGTGGATGCATCTAAACATGCTAAGAAAGTGACAATATCTGCGACAGAAGACGCCTCCAGTCAGTCACAACCGGTCCAAAATAATGTGAGTAACAATTAGTGATTAATCAGACATTTATGCAATTGTTACCGGATTATACAACTAGCAATCAACGCATAAAAATAAACACCACCTATTGGAAGTAGCAAAGACTTTTCAATAGGTGGTGTTTTAAGTTTGATTAATGATTCAATTATGAGAATAATACTTTCAAGATGTTGAATAATGAACCTAATAATTGTAGAAACGTACCTGACATAGGATAACCTCCTTTCTTAAGAAAGTGATGATGCATTAAGCATTTCTAGTTAACGTTTCACTTTGAACTAAATCATCTGCTAAGCCATGCCA from Staphylococcus taiwanensis includes the following:
- a CDS encoding nitroreductase family protein, with product MINDFNEILEGRKSVKGFDPEYKIPHEEMNEMIEKATKAPSSVNMQPWRFVVVESDEAKQKLRPLIQFNTNQNDTSSAMVVIFGDLQCYEEGEYIYEQAVINGHMPQEVKEQMLPIVLENYKNRTRQNMSDIVKIDSSLAAMQFMLVAKQHGYDTNPIGGFEHEEIGKAFGYDLERYVPVMIVAIGKKAKEAHTSYRMPVEKVIDYK
- a CDS encoding MBL fold metallo-hydrolase; translation: MTNNHSLESLTQVEKGLYETPKAVLPFDRRYRIKSFVLERPEGNVVIYHSPGLNEAANDINQLGGATRVLMNHEHESLGGQPEIDLPFWIHRDDADAISDTVKINGQFNQREALASDLDVIPTPGHTSGTTMFLWNNGEHRFLFTGDFLCVDNGEWRTVILGSSNREESIKSLEFIRDLEFDAIVPWVAIEGEGSVFFADNEEDKRERLQNIINRVRNGENT
- a CDS encoding VOC family protein, which codes for MNANRGINHIGLTVPDMEEATAFFKNGLNGKIAYDSQKKSDDPRGGNEVERVLGLEKGAVIIHKRMMVFGNGPNIEMFEFRDAQQGKAQSLQDIGFTHISFYIEAAHFDDVIQQVESAGGQPISEPHANTKYEDTEGNRTVYIKTPWNSLIELQTVPNGFYYPEDSEADVFIPEKVNK